CCCGGAACTGAATAGCGATACGCCGCCAGTGTTCGTCGAGCGCCGGTTTCCGACGCATGACGGAATCGAACTGGTCGCCGATATCGGCGGTGATCCGGAGGCGGTGCCGGTCGTGTTGCTGCATGGTGGCGGACAGACCCGACATTCCTGGAAGAATGCTGCTGGTGCTCTCGTTGATGCGGGTTATCACGTGATCAATCTCGATTTGCGCGGTCACGGCGACAGCGGCTGGTCGCCGCAAGGCGTCTATACCGGTGCGGTTTTCGTTGCCGATGTGCGCACGGTCCTGGCTACCCTGCCAAGACCCGCCATCCTCGTCGGCGCTTCACTCGGCGGCATGGTGTCGCTGGCCGCGCAGGGCGGCGCCAATGACGATTTCGCGGCGGCGCTGGTGCTGGTGGACATCGCGCCCAAGGTGGAGCCTGAGGGCGTACAGCAGATCGTGCAGTTCATGGCGATGACGCGCGACGGCTTCGACAGCCTTGAGGCGGCGGCGGACGCGATCGCGCACTACCTGCCGCATCGGCCGAAGCCTCAGCAGCTCGACGGTTTGCGCAAGAACCTGAACCTGGGGCCGGATGGTCGCTTTCGCTGGCATTGGGATCCGGAGTTCGTGGCCGGCGCGCAGCGCCCCGGTGCCGAAGACGTGCAGCAACAGCTCCAGGCGGCGGCGCGCACACTGCGCATTCCGACGCTGCTGGTGCGTGGCGCCAAGAGCCATCTGGTCAGCGACGACAGCGTGGCCGATATGCGCGCCCTGGTGCCGCACGCCGAGTTCGTCGATGTGCTCGGCGCGCATCACATGGTGGCGGGCGACGAAAACGATGCCTTCAATCAGGCGGTGATCGAATTCCTGCTTCGTTGTGCGCCGCCGCACGCCGGGGCCGGGCAATGAGCCGCCTGATCCTGATGCGTCACGGGCAGGCGTCGTTCACCGGCGAGGTCTATGACGCACTGTCGCCGCTCGGATTCGAGCAGGCCACGCAGGTGGGACGCTGGTGGAAGACCCATAAACCGGTACCGGACGAAGTATGGACCGGTCCATTGCGGCGCCAGCGTGAAACCGCCGAATCCCTTGCGCAGGCCAGTTGGCCCGCGGTCCGGAACGAAGTCCGTCTCGACGAGTTCGCGGACCGAGACGCGATTCTCGATTCGCCCGAGGCCCGCCGACTGCTGGCGCAGCAGCGTCTCGGCGAAGTCGCGGATCGCATCCAGGCCTACCAGAGCGCGATCGAAGCCTGGACCGCCGGACGCGTGCAACTGCCGGGCACGCTGCCGATCGAGACGTTCCGCGCGCGTATCGCTGCTTGGCTGGAGGAGTGTCTGTCGCGCACGGGCTCGGGGCGTACCGTGCTGGCGGTGACGTCCGCGGGCGTCATCGCGACCGCCGTCGCGGCACTGCTGGAGGCGCCGAACCCGGCCATTCCGCGCGTTTTGCGGGTATTGCGCAACGCGTCGATGACCGAAATCCTGTTTTCAGGCAGCATGCGCAGCCTGAATTCGATCAACGATGTGCAAGCCTTGTCAGAGCAACAGCTCACCTTGATGTGAGTGTCAATTCGGACAGGAATCAAAAACGGCCGAGAACCGGTCCGACCGAAGCTCGCGGACCAGGGCCCTTTAGCCGGATAATCCGGGGCGCCGGAACGGTGTGCAGGCACACCACTACTTATATGGACCGAGGGAGATACAGATCAATGTCGGATAGCAGTCCCGCAACCAACAAACCCACCACCGTTATCGTTGGAGGGGGGCAGGCCGGTTCGGAAGCCGCCTCCGCGCTGCGACAGGCAGGCTTCGAGGGTCGAGTCATCCTGATTGGCGAGGAGCCGTACCCGCCGTATCGTCGTCCGCCGCTGTCCAAGGCGTTCCTGTCGGGTGACGCAGCTGCGGAGACGCTGCTGATCAAGCCGCTGAGTGCTTATGAAAAGGCCGGAATCGAATACATCGGCGGCATGCGCGTGGTCAATGTGGAACGTGAACTCAAGCGCGTTGAGCTTCAGGATGGCCGTGAACTCGATTACGACTTTCTGATACTCGCCACCGGCGGCTCGGCGCGAAAGCTGTCGTTCCCGGGCGCTGACAAGAGCAACGTCCACAGCCTGCGTACTGCCGACGATTCGATCGCCATTCGCGGAGAGTTTGTCGAGGGGCGCAAGCTGGTGGTGATCGGGGGCGGCTATATCGGCCTCGAAGTGGCGGCGCACGCGATCAAGAACAAGGTCGCGGTCACGGTGCTTGAAGCCGCGCCGCGGGTACTCGCCCGCGTCACGGCGCCGGACATGTCGAGCTTCTACGAAAAGGTGCATCGTGAAGCCGGAGCCGATGTGCGCACCGGCGTGGTGGTGCAGGCTTTCGACACCGAGGGCGACAAGGTCACGGCCGTGGTACTCGACGACGGTTCGCGAGTGGAGGCCGATCTGGTGGTCGTGGGTGTCGGCATCTCGCCAGCGGTTTCGTTGGCACTGGATGCCGGCCTGGAGGTCAGCAATGGCATCGTCACCGATGGCAACTGCCGCACAGACGACCCGAGCATCTTCGCGATCGGCGACTGCGCCAACTCGCTGAACGGCTTTCTTGAAACCCGGGTACGTATCGAATCGGTGCCCAACGCGATGGAGCAGGGGCGCATCGCCGCCGCGGCGATCGTCGGCAAGACGCCAGCTCCGCAACTGCCCCCCTGGTTCTGGTCGGACCAGTACGATCTCAAGTTGCAGATGGTCGGTTTGTCGCAGGGCTATGATCATGTGGTCTTGCGCGGCAATCCGGACACGCGCTCGTTCATGGCGTTCTACCTGCGGGAGGGCCAGCTCATTGCAATCGATTCGGTCAATCGTGCCCCTGAATTCATGGCCGGCAAGAAGCTCGTGGCCGAGCGCTGCAAGCCTGATCCGGCGGTGCTGGCCGACGAGTCCGTGCCACTGAAATCGCTGCTCGAAGCCGCCGGGTGAGGCAGCCGTTCACGCGCGAAAAGCGCGCAAGCCCGCTAGAATGGGGCGCTTCGGCGCTACGCCGTCTGGCTGATGGCGTAGCGTCTTTCGGCTTATTTGGATCAAGGGTTGCCACCATCGTAGACCCCGTACGTATTCCGCGCGCGGAACATTCGATTTCGCGTTCGCAGATTTCCAGCGCCACGCTGAAGGTTCTCTATACGCTCAAGGACGCCGGCTATGAGGCCTACATGGTCGGTGGCGGCGTGCGCGATCTGCTGGCTGGCGTGCCGCCAAAGGATTTCGACATCGCGACCGATGCCAAGCCCGAGCAAATTCGCGCTCTGTTCCGCAATTGTCGCCTGGTGGGGCGTCGTTTTCTGATCGCCCACGTTCGCTTCGGTAGCGAAGTTCTCGAAGTGACCACGTTTCGTGGCCCGATCAGTGATTCCCACGAACGCGACGACAGTGGGCGGATTCTTTCGGACAACGTCTATGGAACGCTGGAGGAAGATGCTTTTCGCCGCGACTTCACCGTCAACGGGCTCTACTACGATATTCGCGATTTTGCGATCGTCGATTATGTTGGCGGGCTCGAGGACCTGAAGCGGCGTCAGCTGCGCCTGATCGGCGACCCCGAGCTGCGCTATCGCGAGGATCCGGTGCGCATGCTGCGCGCCGTGCGTATCGCCTCGAAGCTGGGTTTCGAGATCGAAGCCTCTGCGCGCAAGGCAATTCCGCAGCTGGCGCCGTTGCTGGGCGAGGTTCCGGCAGCGAGGTTGTTCGAAGAAGTGCTGAAGATACTGCTGGCGATCGATGCCGCGGCGAGCTTTCGCACCCTGTGTGAACTCGGACTGTTTCGCGAAATGTTCCCGCAGAGCGAAGCCGTGATCTCGGAATCGCCGCAGTTGCTGCAGTTCGTCGAGTCGGCTCTGAGCAATACCGCCGACCGACTTGCGCGTGGCGCCACGGTGAGTCCGTCGTTTCTCTATGCCGCGTTGCTGTGGCCGGCGGTGGAACGCCGAGCGTCGACCTTGCAGGACAAGCAGGGCCATCCGCCGGCCGTAGCCTGGACTCAGGCGGCGGAAGAAGTGGTGGCGCGGCAGATTTCCCGGGTGGCGATACCGAAGCGTTTCAGTGTGCCGGCTCGTGAAATCTGGATGTTGCAGCCCCGCTTCGAGCAGCGTCGCGGCGCGAGAGCCAAGCGGCTGCTGGGACATCCACGCTTTCGTGCCGCCTACGATTTCCTGCTGCTGCGCGCAGAAGCAGGCCTGGCGCCGCAGGAACTGGCGCAGTGGTGGACCGATGCGCAGGAATCGGTCGAACTCAGCGACTTGCCGCCGGTTCCGGATGAAGACGGGGATGCCGCCCCGGCGACGCGCAAGCGCCGCCGTCGTCGGCGCAGTCGCAGTGGCAAACCCGCCGGCTGAGCGATGGCGCTCGCTTATATCGGCTTGGGCGCCAACCTCGGCGAGCCTGCGCTGCAACTTCAGCGAGCCATCGAGGCGCTGCGCGCGAGTCCTGGATTGACGGTGCGCGCCGAGTCAAGTTTCTACCGCACCGATCCGCTGGGCCCTCCGGGGCAGGCGGATTACTGCAATGCCGTGGTGCTGATCGAAACCGCGTGCAGTCCGGATGAAGTGTTGCAGCGACTGGTTGCGATCGAGGATGCGCTCGGCAAACGGCGCGACGGACCCAAATGGGGTTCGCGGCGTATCGATCTGGATTTGCTGCTCTACGACCAGATGCGGATCGATCGCAGCGATCTGCAGGTGCCGCACCCGGGTATCACCTCCCGGAATTTCGTGCTGGTGCCACTACTGGAGTTGGCCCCGGACTTGATGCTTCCGGGCCTGGGCAGGGCTCGCGACTTCCTGGATCGGGTCGGCATGGACGGAATCGATCGCTGGTCTCGATAATGCGGCCCAAGCGCGGGCTTCGGAACGCTCCGCTTCCGGACAGGCTGATATAGTCGCGCTCTCGAAACCTGAGCCGAGGAGAGGCATGGACATGGTCAAATCCGTCAATGTCGCGGAACTGCACCGGATGCGCGCAGCCGGTGAAAAAATTGCCTGCCTGACCTGCTACGACGCCAGTTTTGCGCTGATCGAAGATCGTGCTGGTGTGGACTTCGTGCTGGTCGGCGATTCGCTGGGAATGGTGATCCACGGCCGATCGACCACCACCGCAGTCACCGTCGATGACATCGTCTATCACTGCCGAGCCATCAAGGACAGCCTCAAGCGCGCCTATCTGGTGGCCGACCTGCCGTTTCTGTCCTACGCCACTCGCGAGCGCGCACTCGACGCCTCGCAGAGGCTGATGCAGGAAGGCGGTGCGAAAATGGTCAAGCTCGAAGGTGGCCGCGAGCAGGCTGACATCGTCGAGTATCTGTCGGTCAGAGGCGTACCGGTCTGCGCACATCTGGGTTTGCAGCCGCAGTTGATTCACAAGCTGGGCGCGTTCAAGGTGCAGGGCAGGGACGAAGCCGCCGCCTCCGCTATGGCACGTGACGCGCGTCTGCTCGAGGAAGCCGGTGCGGACTGTCTGTTGCTCGAGTGCGTCCCGGCTGATCTGGGGCGGCGCATCACCGAGGCAGCCACGGTGCCGGTCATCGGTATTGGCGCCGGCGCCGGCGTGGACGGCCAGATGCTGGTGCTGCAGGACATTCTCAACATCTCGCCGATGGTCACCGTCGGCCGTTCGCCCCGTTTCGTGCAGAATTTCATGGCGCAGGCGAGCGATATCGAGACGGCCGTTGCGGCCTATGTACAGGCCGTCAAGTCCGGCGCGTACCCCGCGGTGGAGCATTGCTTCTGAGCCGCGACGATGCAATTGATCCATGAAGTGACCGCCTTGCGCGCCGCGATCGCGCAGCGTCGCGCCCAGGGCCAGCGCATCGCGCTGGTGCCGACCATGGGCAATCTTCACGCCGGGCATGCCAGTCTGGTCGCCCAGGCGCGGGATTCGGCGGACTGCGTGGTGGTCAGCATTTTCGTCAATCCCCTGCAGTTCGGGCCGAACGAGGATTTCGATCGCTATCCAAGAACGTTCGACGCGGATTGCGAGGTGCTGCGTGAGCAGGGCGCCACCCTGGTTTTCGCGCCATCGCTCGAACAGATGTACCCCAACGGCTACCCGCCGAGTACCACCGTGCAGGTCGACGGGACCCTGGTCGAGCAACTGGATGGCTTGTCGAGGCCGGGACACTTCCGTGGCGTGGCGACCGTCGTCAACATCCTGTTCAACCTGGTGCAGCCGGATCTGGCGATATTCGGTGAAAAGGACTACCAGCAGCTCGCCGTTATCCGCCGTATGGCCGCGGATCTCGGACTGCCGATCGAGGTCAGTGGGGCGCCGACCGTTCGCGAAGCGGACGGGCTCGCGCGCAGTTCGCGCAATCAGTATCTCAGTGCGGAACAACGTGCCCGATCCATCGGGATTTTCGCCAGTCTGCAGCATGTCGCCTCGGGTCTGCGTTCTGGCCGGCGCGACTTTTCGGCGCTGGAGCGCGAGGCTGCCGAAATGCTGGTCGAGCGCGGATTTCAGCCGGACTATGTGGCGATACGCGCACCGGATTTGGCTCCGCCGACGGTGGATGCCGATGGCTATGTGGTGCTCATCGCGGCGCTGCTTGGATCGACGCGGCTCATCGACAACCTGACTGTGAACCTGCACCTCGCCACGTGAGCTGCGCGCATCGGCGCACGCCGAAAGCCCGTCCCGTCGATGAGCCGGGCCTCGGGAACCGTTGGTCCGCGCCGTGGTTGCCGCTGCCCCGATAGCTCGCTACACTCCGAAATTCGCAGGGACGGACCGGCGGTTCGACCTGTTTATGGGCGCATGTCTTAGTGGGCCGCCCGTCTTGAAAAGAAACCCTCGATGCCGGGTGCATGTCTTGGTGGGCCACCCGGGGTCGCCAAAAAACCCGTTGAGGGAAAGCCATGCATATCACGCTGCTTAAAGCCAAGCTGCACCGTGCCTGCGTGACGCACGCCGAATTGGACTATGAAGGTTCGTGTGCGATTGATTCGAATCTGCTCGACTCGTCAGGAATACTCGAATACGAGCAAATCCAGATCTACAACGTGACCAATGGCGAACGTTTCACGACGTACGCGATCCGCGCGGAGGCCGGTTCGCATGTCATTTCGGTCAATGGCGCCGCTGCCCACAAGGCGGGTGTGGGCGACCGCCTGATCATCTGCAGCTACGCCGGTCTCGATGCAGCCGCGGCGCGCAACCACAAGCCGAAGCTCATCTATCTGGATGAGAACAACCACGTGACTCGGACCGCCAACACGATTCCCGTTCAGGCCGCCTGACGGCGCCGTGCCCGCACGAAAGCCGGCGGCACCCGCCGCCGCGGCGCGGGTTGCCGCGCTGTTTCCGACGCTGATCTATCACGCCCCGCTCAAGACGCGGGGCGTGACGTCTCTGAACCGCGAACTGGAGCGTGAGGCGCATCAATTGCGCGATCACGATGTCGCCGGCCGCCGCTGGTCGGGCAAGGCTTATCCCGGCGGCTACACCAGCTATGCCTCGCTCGACCAGCTGCACCAGATGTCGAGCACATTCTTCGATGTGCGTGCCGCGATTGACCGCCATGTGCGCGCCTATGCGCGGGCGCTGCATTGGGATCTCGGCGAAGCCCGTCTGCAGATGACGGACTGCTGGATCAACATCATGGGGCCGCTGTGCGCGCATGGCGCCCATGTGCATCCGCACGCCGTGGTCAGCGGCACCTACTACGTCAAGACGCCCGCCAGGAGCAGCGGCCTGCGTTTCGAGGATCCGCGACTGGCGAGCTTCATGGCGGCGCCCGCAAGAACCGACGACGCGCCCGAGCCGATGCGTCATCACGTGATCTATCCGGCGCGTGCAGGCTGGCTCACCTTGTTCGAAAGCTGGCAGCGCCACGAAGTCCCGCCCAGCCTCGCCAGTGGCGAGCGCATCAGCATCAGCTTCAACTACGCCTGGGTCTGAAGCTCTGGCACCAGCGTTCAGGATACGGACACTTTGCTGCGGGCACACTTCCGAGGATAGGCTTGGGAGTCCAGCATCCAAAAGAACAATCAGATGTCCGAACTGACGAACAGCGCCGTCTGGCACGAACTCGTCGGGCATGCCGAGAGGTTGTGCGCGACGAATCTCAATGAACTGTTTCAGCAGCAGCCCGAACGGGCTGAGGAACTGAGCGTCGAGGCGCTCGACCTGTTCCTGGATTTCTCCAAGCAGCGCGTGGATTCGCCCGTGCTGGCCAGCCTGCACCGGCTGGCCCGCCAATGTGGTTTCGAGCAATGGCGTGAACGCCTGTTCGCTGGCGAAGCGGTCAATCACACCGAAGGCCGGGCCGCCTACCACATGGCCCTGCGCTGTCTCGACGACACCCCGATGCGCGTCGACGGCGACAACGTCGTGCCGCTGGTCGCAGCGGTGCGTGACCGTTTTTGTGCGTTCGCGGAAGCGGTACGCGGTGGGCAATGGACCGGCGCCAGTGGTGACGTCATTCGCGATGTCGTCAACATCGGCATCGGCGGTTCGGACCTGGGCCCGCGCATGGTCTGCCAGGCGCTCGCACCTTATTGCGACGGCCCGCGTTCGCACTTCGTCGCCAACGTGGACGGTGCCGAGCTGTCGGATACCCTGGTGGGCCTTGATCCGGCGCAGACGCTGTTCATCATCACTTCCAAGACGTTCACCACCCAGGAGACCATGGCCAATGCGCATGCCGCGAGGCGATGGCTGGTTGGCCGTCTGGGCGAAGCGGCCGTGGCCAGGCACTTTGTCGCGGTGTCGACCAATGCCGATGCCGTTCAGAGCTTCGGCATCGCGGCCGACAACATGTTCGAGTTCTGGGACTGGGTCGGCGGTCGCTATTCGCTGTGGTCTGCGGTCGGTGTGTCGATCGCCGTCGCGATGGGTGCGGAGCGCTTCGTGGAACTGCTGTCCGGCGCCCAGGCGATGGACCGCCATTTCGCGACGACCGAGGGCGCCGACAATCTGCCGCTGACGCTCGGCCTGCTGGCCGTATGGAACACCAATTTCCTGAACTGTCCGACCCAGGTCTTGGCGCCGTATTCGCAGCGCTTGCAGCGGTTCCCGGCCTGGGCGCAGCAGCTGGAGATGGAATCCAACGGCAAGAGTGTGGATCGCGACGGCGTCGCGCTGGACTACCGCACCACGCCGGTCCTCTGGGGCGATGTCGGTACCAATGCCCAGCACGCCTATTTCCAGATGCTGCATCAGGGCACGGACGTCAATCCGGTGGACTTCGTATTGCCGCTCGCCGCCGATCACGAACTGCACGAGCAGCAGAAACTGCTGATCGCCAACTGCCTGGCGCAGGGTGCCGCGCTGATGCGCGGCAAGGATGCCGATACGGTTCGCGCCGAGCTGTCCGCGCAGGGCCTGCGCGGCACCGAGCTGGATGCGGCCGTGCCGCATCGGGTGTTCAGCGGCAACCGGCCCAGCAACACACTGCTGATGCCGCGCGTCGACCCTTTCCATCTGGGCGCGCTGCTGGCGCTCTACGAGCATCGCACCTTCGTGCAGAGCGTAATCTGGAACATCAACGCCTTCGACCAATGGGGCGTCGAACTGGGCAAGCAACTGGCCAAAAGCGTCGTCAGCGCGCTCGATGGCGAGGTGGCCGAACTCGACCCCTCGACCCGCGCACTGGTCGCACGCGTCAGCGAAGGGGTCGGGTTTCAGCGGTAGCGGCAATGCCAATGCAATTCTTCAATAAAACAGGAGTGAACAGCATGAACAAGATCAAAGCGATCCTTGCCAGCTTCGCCGTTTCGGCGATGCTTACCGCCGTATTGCCGACGCCGGCCTTGGCGGCCGTGGTCAGCACGGAGCAGATGATGTCCCAGGGCGCCAGCACGCGGGATCGTGCGGCGGTCGATACCTTCCTGGCGCGGGCCGACGTCCGCGATCAGTTGCAGGCCTGGGGTGTCGCACCCAGCGTGGTCGAGCAGCGCGTCGCGTCGCTGTCGGATCAGGAACTGCAGGAGCTGTCGCTGAAGATACAGGAGCAGCCGGCCGGCGGTGACGCGATCGCCGTCATCGGCATCGTGTTCCTGGTGCTGCTGATTCTCGAACTGGTCGGCGTGACCAACGTCTTCACCTCGATCTGAGTGTTCGGGCGACGATCTGCGGACCGCCTGGTGCGGTCCGTTTTCGTTGGTCTTCCCGGAGCCTGCCTGGCTCTGGCGCTGCTGGCCGGCTGTGCCGCAGGGCCTGAAACCCTGCGTCTGCGACAGGAGACCGTCAGCGTCGAGCTGAGCGACACGCCGTTCTTCGCGCAGGAGCGCTACCAGTGCGGGCCTGCGGCGCTGGCGACCGTGCTCGTGAACTCGGGCGTGCCGGTGACGCCTGAAGCCCTGGTGTCCGAGGTCTACATTCCGGAACGCGAAGGCAGCCTGCAGTCCGAGATGATCGCGTCCGCACGGCGGCATGGGCGTGTGCCGTTCCGGCTGGACGGCCATGTCGAATCGGTGCTCGCCGAACTCTATGCGGGCCGCCCGGTGCTCGTTTTCCAGAATCTGGGCCTGAACCGGCTTCCGGTCTGGCACTACGCGGTCACGGTCGGACACGATGCTGATCGCGGCGAATTCGTGATGCGCTCTGGCACCGAACCACGTCACATCGAGTCCGACAAGGACTGGCTCGCGCGCTGGGACCGCGGCGGGCGCTGGACCGTAGTTGTGGTCCGACCCGACGAGCTGCCAGCCAGCGCCACCGCCGAAACCTGGCTCGCTGCCGTCGCCCCGTTCGAGTCTCTGGGGAGGCCGGAAACGGCCCGAATCGCGTATGAGGCGGCGAGCCGGCGCTGGCCCGGCAAGGCGCTGGTCTGGGCGGCCCTGGGCAATGTGCATTATGCGCTCGGCGAGCAGTCCGAAGCGGCCAAAGCGTATGCCCGGGCGATCGACATCGACCCCTCGGCGAGTCTGGTGCGCAACAACTATGCGCAGACGCTCGCCGAACTCGGCTGCACCGAACGTGCGCAGCAGGAGCTGGCGACGGCGGAGGTCGGCGCGAACCCCTCGCAGCTCACCTTGCTGCGTTCGACCCGGGCCGATATTGCTGCATTGAACACGAGCGCCCGCTGCCCCCTCAAGCCTTGAGCGCCACCGCAGGCTCGCGGATTCAGACTGCGAGGCCGTGGCGCTGCAAGGCCCAGTGCACGTGCTCGCGCACGATTGCGTTGGCATCGTCGGCCCGCGCCTTCAGCGCCTCGATGATTCCCGGTTCCCGCGGGGCATTGCCCAGCGCCACCGCGAGATTGCGCAGCCAGTTGCCGTAGCCGCCGCGTCGCAAGGCCATACCCTCGGTGCGTCGCAGGTATTCGTCCTCTTCCCAGGAAAACAGTTCGACCAGGGACGGTGCATCGAAGCCGTGGCGCACATTGAAGTCGGGCACTTCGGCGGGACGGGCGTAGCGGTTCCAGGGGCAAACGATCTGACAGTCGTCGCAGCCGAAGATTCGGTTGCCGATGGCCTCTCGAAATTCCAGCGGAATGCTGCCGCGGTGCTCGATCGTGAGATAGGAGATGCAGCGCCGCGCATCGAGTTGATACGGCGCCACGATCGCACGCGTCGGGCATATGTCGATGCAGGCCTGACAGCTGCCGCAGTGGCTGCGTGGGGCGGCATCGGATGCCGCCAGCGGCAGGTCCGTATAGATTTCGCCCAGCAGGAAGTACGAGCCGGCCTTGCGGTTGAGCAGCAGGGTGTTCTTGCCGATCCAACCCAATCCGGCGTCGCGCGCCAAGGCTTTTTCGAGAGATGGCGCGCTGTCCGAAAACACCCGGTAACCGTGCGGTTCGATCTCTTCGCCGATACGCGCCGCCAGCTTCAGCAGGCGTCCGCGTACGGTTCGGTGATAGTCCCGTCCGAGCGTGTAGCGTGCGATATAGCCCTTGCGCGGATCATCCAGCACCGATTGCGCGTCCGCGCCGACCGGCCAGTAGTCCATCCGGGCCGAGATCACCGAGACCGTGCCTTCGCGCAACTCGGCCGGCCGGCTGCGCTGCGCAGGGTTTCGGTTCATGTAGCCCATTGAACCGTGGTAGCCCTGCTCCAGCCAGTGGCGCAGGTGATGCTCGTCCTTCTGCAGCTGGACTCGCGAGACCGCGGCATCGGAAAAACCCAGATCCTGAGCCCAGGCCAGAATGCGTTCCGGCAAGGCGTTCAGGGCCGGGCGATCGGCTTCTATACTGGTGGGCATGTCACATCCATCATCACGCGCATTCTACGGCGCCGAGCAGGTTCGCGAGCTGGATCGCCGCGCCATCGAGGACTGCGGCATTCCCGGCCATGTACTGATGAAGCGTGCCGCAGCGGCGGCCTGGTCCGCTGCCGTGGCGCGATTGCGCAAACCGAAGCGGGTCGTGGTGGTGGCGGGCTCCGGCAACAACGGCGGCGACGGATACGAACTCGCACGACTCGCTCAAAGCGATGGTCTCGACGTGCGCGTGCTCGAACTGGCCGGCGAACGGCGCGGCGATGCGGCCACGGCGCGTTCGGCCTGGCTGGAGGGCGGGGATGCGGTGTTTCCGGCCAGCGCCGACGCGCTGAGCGAATGCAGCAAGGGCGTATTGCTCGTCGACGCCGTGTTCGGCACCGGTCTGTCGCGCGCCCCGCGGGGCGAAGCTGCCGCCTGCCTCACCGCGATCAATGCGGCGCGTGATCGCGGTGCGCAGGTCCTGGCGCTGGATATTCCGAGCGGTCTGTTCGCAGACAGCGGACAGGCACCGGGTGTCGCGGTCAGCGCCGATCTCACCGTCAGCTTTATCGGCCGCAAGCCGGGGCTACACCTGGGGGAGGGACCGGACC
The Banduia mediterranea genome window above contains:
- the pcnB gene encoding polynucleotide adenylyltransferase PcnB, translating into MRQPFTREKRASPLEWGASALRRLADGVASFGLFGSRVATIVDPVRIPRAEHSISRSQISSATLKVLYTLKDAGYEAYMVGGGVRDLLAGVPPKDFDIATDAKPEQIRALFRNCRLVGRRFLIAHVRFGSEVLEVTTFRGPISDSHERDDSGRILSDNVYGTLEEDAFRRDFTVNGLYYDIRDFAIVDYVGGLEDLKRRQLRLIGDPELRYREDPVRMLRAVRIASKLGFEIEASARKAIPQLAPLLGEVPAARLFEEVLKILLAIDAAASFRTLCELGLFREMFPQSEAVISESPQLLQFVESALSNTADRLARGATVSPSFLYAALLWPAVERRASTLQDKQGHPPAVAWTQAAEEVVARQISRVAIPKRFSVPAREIWMLQPRFEQRRGARAKRLLGHPRFRAAYDFLLLRAEAGLAPQELAQWWTDAQESVELSDLPPVPDEDGDAAPATRKRRRRRRSRSGKPAG
- a CDS encoding TIGR02466 family protein, translating into MPARKPAAPAAAARVAALFPTLIYHAPLKTRGVTSLNRELEREAHQLRDHDVAGRRWSGKAYPGGYTSYASLDQLHQMSSTFFDVRAAIDRHVRAYARALHWDLGEARLQMTDCWINIMGPLCAHGAHVHPHAVVSGTYYVKTPARSSGLRFEDPRLASFMAAPARTDDAPEPMRHHVIYPARAGWLTLFESWQRHEVPPSLASGERISISFNYAWV
- the folK gene encoding 2-amino-4-hydroxy-6-hydroxymethyldihydropteridine diphosphokinase — protein: MALAYIGLGANLGEPALQLQRAIEALRASPGLTVRAESSFYRTDPLGPPGQADYCNAVVLIETACSPDEVLQRLVAIEDALGKRRDGPKWGSRRIDLDLLLYDQMRIDRSDLQVPHPGITSRNFVLVPLLELAPDLMLPGLGRARDFLDRVGMDGIDRWSR
- the panB gene encoding 3-methyl-2-oxobutanoate hydroxymethyltransferase, with the protein product MDMVKSVNVAELHRMRAAGEKIACLTCYDASFALIEDRAGVDFVLVGDSLGMVIHGRSTTTAVTVDDIVYHCRAIKDSLKRAYLVADLPFLSYATRERALDASQRLMQEGGAKMVKLEGGREQADIVEYLSVRGVPVCAHLGLQPQLIHKLGAFKVQGRDEAAASAMARDARLLEEAGADCLLLECVPADLGRRITEAATVPVIGIGAGAGVDGQMLVLQDILNISPMVTVGRSPRFVQNFMAQASDIETAVAAYVQAVKSGAYPAVEHCF
- a CDS encoding histidine phosphatase family protein produces the protein MSRLILMRHGQASFTGEVYDALSPLGFEQATQVGRWWKTHKPVPDEVWTGPLRRQRETAESLAQASWPAVRNEVRLDEFADRDAILDSPEARRLLAQQRLGEVADRIQAYQSAIEAWTAGRVQLPGTLPIETFRARIAAWLEECLSRTGSGRTVLAVTSAGVIATAVAALLEAPNPAIPRVLRVLRNASMTEILFSGSMRSLNSINDVQALSEQQLTLM
- the panD gene encoding aspartate 1-decarboxylase, whose amino-acid sequence is MHITLLKAKLHRACVTHAELDYEGSCAIDSNLLDSSGILEYEQIQIYNVTNGERFTTYAIRAEAGSHVISVNGAAAHKAGVGDRLIICSYAGLDAAAARNHKPKLIYLDENNHVTRTANTIPVQAA
- a CDS encoding alpha/beta fold hydrolase, translating into MKTPELNSDTPPVFVERRFPTHDGIELVADIGGDPEAVPVVLLHGGGQTRHSWKNAAGALVDAGYHVINLDLRGHGDSGWSPQGVYTGAVFVADVRTVLATLPRPAILVGASLGGMVSLAAQGGANDDFAAALVLVDIAPKVEPEGVQQIVQFMAMTRDGFDSLEAAADAIAHYLPHRPKPQQLDGLRKNLNLGPDGRFRWHWDPEFVAGAQRPGAEDVQQQLQAAARTLRIPTLLVRGAKSHLVSDDSVADMRALVPHAEFVDVLGAHHMVAGDENDAFNQAVIEFLLRCAPPHAGAGQ
- a CDS encoding NAD(P)/FAD-dependent oxidoreductase, producing the protein MSDSSPATNKPTTVIVGGGQAGSEAASALRQAGFEGRVILIGEEPYPPYRRPPLSKAFLSGDAAAETLLIKPLSAYEKAGIEYIGGMRVVNVERELKRVELQDGRELDYDFLILATGGSARKLSFPGADKSNVHSLRTADDSIAIRGEFVEGRKLVVIGGGYIGLEVAAHAIKNKVAVTVLEAAPRVLARVTAPDMSSFYEKVHREAGADVRTGVVVQAFDTEGDKVTAVVLDDGSRVEADLVVVGVGISPAVSLALDAGLEVSNGIVTDGNCRTDDPSIFAIGDCANSLNGFLETRVRIESVPNAMEQGRIAAAAIVGKTPAPQLPPWFWSDQYDLKLQMVGLSQGYDHVVLRGNPDTRSFMAFYLREGQLIAIDSVNRAPEFMAGKKLVAERCKPDPAVLADESVPLKSLLEAAG
- the panC gene encoding pantoate--beta-alanine ligase; amino-acid sequence: MQLIHEVTALRAAIAQRRAQGQRIALVPTMGNLHAGHASLVAQARDSADCVVVSIFVNPLQFGPNEDFDRYPRTFDADCEVLREQGATLVFAPSLEQMYPNGYPPSTTVQVDGTLVEQLDGLSRPGHFRGVATVVNILFNLVQPDLAIFGEKDYQQLAVIRRMAADLGLPIEVSGAPTVREADGLARSSRNQYLSAEQRARSIGIFASLQHVASGLRSGRRDFSALEREAAEMLVERGFQPDYVAIRAPDLAPPTVDADGYVVLIAALLGSTRLIDNLTVNLHLAT